A genomic region of Glycine max cultivar Williams 82 chromosome 15, Glycine_max_v4.0, whole genome shotgun sequence contains the following coding sequences:
- the LOC100306190 gene encoding RALF-like protein precursor, producing the protein MSSKAWLAFLLLALAMVAETYATIDEFATTLEEFDPIISDGDADLIVDDNEFLMSSESTRRSLMHGHPGKGRGRARYISYAALRSNQVPCGRRGRSYYNCNQRGRANPYNRGCTAITHCARDTS; encoded by the coding sequence ATGAGTTCCAAAGCGTGGCTTGCGTTCCTTCTCCTGGCACTGGCCATGGTCGCTGAAACATATGCCACAATAGATGAATTTGCAACTACGTTAGAAGAATTTGACCCTATTATCTCTGATGGTGATGCTGATCTCATTGTAGATGACAATGAGTTTTTGATGAGTTCTGAATCAACACGTCGGTCACTGATGCATGGTCATCCTGGCAAAGGCAGAGGCAGAGCTAGGTATATCAGCTATGCAGCCCTTAGAAGTAACCAGGTCCCATGCGGTAGGCGTGGACGTTCCTACTACAATTGCAACCAAAGGGGTAGGGCAAACCCTTACAATCGTGGTTGCACTGCCATCACACATTGTGCCAGAGACACAAGTTAG
- the LOC100815470 gene encoding protein SMG7L isoform X2, giving the protein MATNPSLLPGIHKEEKVLSEIGNSEKQLWALIHSKGLLHSDAQDLYHKVRSSYERIILSNHMLSELQDVEYSLWKLHYKHIDEFRKIIKKSSGNVESKKSGMPQNRAVQGDNCNHLKLFKIFLTEAIEFYQTLIVKLRKHYGVPVEALFYKMGWNSTSVEPDVMQKCQYLCHRCLVCMGDLARYKQQCENPDTKNHNWSVAATHYLEATRIWPDSGNPQNQLAVLATYIGDEFLALYHCVRSLAVKEPFPDAWNNLILLFEKNRSSPLEYVSSKICLDFLKPFRRIGEETKAQWEDDSSNCNKFEGKSNHFAKLWSLVVRTISFLFISSSLEEFSIALASTIGELDKTMELEDAELKTMLESYSQMDLARRGPFRAIQVVSVLIFSLTNLIDRLRKDESENKNDGQLMQLALTAAFSLMGRFIERCLKASSLIHCPLLPSVLVFVEWCSSIHEVCATDQKSTIAISYFFDVFVALLNQLKDDKKETEKHLHRTPLWEDYELRGFVPIACSHLSLDFCGNWEHIDNFESGIELRTERIREVAMKIASSSNNWQKWITCDKLGSNFYVARSDQDLDKKETETVQSNGNSTKLEEPNQKTNKDTGEHGKGMIKDNLSTNGKSSVVEEEEVILFRPLTRYNSAPSHPSISTDDKMSPKDKDSQSLLSDDCLRRASSLFMAQNPAQTQSDPWEFSILDVRSDKSFKQQEPSTRESNAHSFSEAPISAGPPSLNAWVLDRGSFSPNRNNGTNGLSEHRLQPIEEIASSSLASLSINKAENSATSSVDESSNSHYSSSATYSLPIPSAPLLPYNAAWFSVAQSSLSSPLFTDNSLPKSGYPDWSSTYGPHGYDPRFPVLSSGYPPPGRMTSSEWLRWYRENYKPERTNNNMQPTHLNTPGPGNHVNFLYHDTYRFGQFDTWNNNPPLSSNQYTYMEPPGPPPVQPGFLSAFGEHKGSVYNNFQRPSPYGCGVVTDLRNEPQSLLECLKEKEWRLQSDPNVRGPTFMGN; this is encoded by the exons ATGGCAACTAATCCATCGCTTTTGCCAGGAATtcataaagaagaaaaagttcTCTCGGAG ATTGGGAATTCTGAAAAGCAGTTGTGGGCATTGATCCATTCCAAAGGCCTTCTGCACTCTGATGCTCAAGACTTGTACCACAAGGTCCGGTCTAGTTATGAGAGAATAATCTTGAGTAACCACATGCTCTCAGAACTTCAGGATGTTGAATATTCCTTGTGGAAGCTGCACTATAAGCATATTGATGAATTTcgcaaaataataaagaaaagctCTGGTAATGTGGAGAGCAAAAAATCAGGAATGCCACAAAATCGTGCTGTGCAGGGAGACAATTGCAATCATTTAAAGTTATTCAAGATATTTCTGAcagaagctattgagttttaCCAAACTCTGATTGTAAAACTTAGAAAACATTATGGAGTCCCAGTGGAGGctttgttttataaaatggGTTGGAACTCTACTTCTGTTGAACCAGATGTCATGCAGAAATGCCAGTATTTATGTCATCGCTGCTTAGTTTGTATGGGGGATCTTGCCAGGTATAAACAACAATGTGAAAACCCAGATACTAAAAATCATAATTGGTCGGTTGCTGCCACCCATTATTTGGAAGCAACAAGGATTTGGCCAGACAGTGGTAACCCACAAAATCAG TTGGCTGTACTGGCAACATATATTGGTGATGAATTTCTTGCTCTTTACCATTGTGTAAGAAGTTTAGCGGTTAAAGAACCTTTTCCTGATGCCTGGAACAATCTTATCTTGTTGTTTGAGAAG AACAGGTCATCTCCTCTGGAATATGTTTCCAGCAAAATCTGTTTAGATTTCTTGAAACCTTTTCGAAGAATTGGTGAAGAGACCAAGGCACAATGGGAAGATGATAGCTCAAACTGCAACAAGTTTGAAGGCAAAAGTAATCATTTTGCAAAGTTATGGTCTCTTGTGGTCAGAACAATAAGCTTCCTCTTCATATCGTCAAG TTTAGAGGAATTCTCTATTGCATTGGCATCTACAATTGGAGAGTTGGATAAAACGATGGAGCTAGAAGATGCAGAACTAAAGACCATGTTGGAATCCTATAGTCAAATGGATTTAGCCAGAAGAGGTCCTTTCCGAGCTATACAAGTAGTTTCTGTTCTCATATTTTCCCTAACGAATCTGATTGATAGACTTAGAAAAGATGaatcagaaaacaaaaatgatggACAGTTAATGCAGCTGGCATTAACTGCTGCATTCAGCTTGATGGGACGTTTCATTGAAAGATGCCTAAAGGCTAGTTCTTTGATACATTGCCCCTTGTTGCCCTCAGTGCTTGTTTTTGTGGAGTGGTGTTCAAGCATACATGAAGTATGTGCAACCGATCAAAAGAGTACAATagctatttcttatttttttgatgTGTTTGTTGCACTTCTAAATCAACTAAAGGATGATAAAAAGGAAACCGAGAAGCATCTTCATAGAACTCCTCTTTGGGAGGATTATGAGTTGAGGGGCTTTGTACCTATAGCTTGTTCACATCTCTCATTGGATTTTTGCGGTAATTGGGAACACATAGACAACTTTGAAAGTGGAATTGAATTGCGTACTGAGCGCATCAGAGAAGTAGCAATGAAGATAGCAAGCAGTTCAAATAATTGGCAGAAGTGGATTACATGTGATAAATTAGGAAGTAATTTTTATGTGGCTAGATCAGATCAAGATCTTGACAAGAAAGAAACAGAAACTGTGCAGTCCAACGGCAATAGTACAAAATTGGAAGAGCCTAATCAGAAAACGAACAAAGACACAGGAGAACATGGTAAAGGGATGATAAAGGATAATCTAAGTACCAATGGAAAATCTTCTGTAGTGGAAGAAGAGGAAGTTATTCTCTTCAGACCTCTCACAAGGTATAATTCAGCACCATCACACCCCTCTATCTCAACTGATGACAAGATGTCACCAAAAGACAAGGACAGCCAAAGCTTACTGTCCGATGATTGTTTGCGCCGTGCTAGTTCTCTATTTATGGCACAAAATCCAGCTCAAACTCAAAGTGATCCATGGGAATTCAGCATTTTGGATGTCAGGAGTGACAAATCATTCAAACAACAAGAACCTTCAACAAGAGAATCAAATGCGCATAGTTTCTCAGAAGCCCCAATCTCTGCTGGCCCTCCTTCTCTCAATGCTTGGGTCCTTGATAGAGGAAGCTTTAGCCCCAACAGAAACAATGGGACAAATGGCCTTAGTGAGCACAGGTTGCAGCCCATTGAGGAAATAGCCTCTTCATCTTTGGCCAGTCTTTCCATCAATAAAGCTGAGAATTCAGCCACAAGTTCAGTGGATGAGTCTTCAAACTCCCATTACTCCTCTTCTGCTACATATTCCCTTCCAATACCTTCTGCTCCATTACTACCTTATAATGCTGCATGGTTTAGTGTTGCACAATCTAGTTTATCTTCTCCATTATTTACTGACAACTCATTACCAAAAAGTGGTTATCCAGATTGGAGTTCTACTTATGGACCACATGGATATGATCCTAGATTTCCTGTTCTATCAAGTGGATATCCACCACCTGGCAGAATGACTTCTTCAGAATGGCTTCGTTGGTACAGAGAAAATTACAAACCTGAAAGGACTAACAATAACATGCAACCCACTCATTTGAATACTCCTGGTCCTGGAAATCATGTCAACTTCCTCTACCATGATACTTACAGGTTTGGTCAATTTGATACATGGAACAACAACCCCCCTTTGTCTTCTAACCAGTACACTTACATGGAGCCCCCAGGGCCTCCACCAGTGCAGCCAGGTTTTTTGTCTGCTTTTGGTGAGCACAAAGGCAGTGTCTACAACAATTTTCAAAGACCAAGCCCTTATGGGTGTGGTGTAGTGACAGACCTGAGAAATGAGCCACAGTCTCTACTAGAGTGCCTGAAGGAGAAAGAGTGGAGACTCCAGTCAGATCCTAATGTCAGAGGGCCTACATTCATGGGAAATTAG
- the LOC100815470 gene encoding protein SMG7L isoform X1, translating to MATNPSLLPGIHKEEKVLSEIGNSEKQLWALIHSKGLLHSDAQDLYHKVRSSYERIILSNHMLSELQDVEYSLWKLHYKHIDEFRKIIKKSSGNVESKKSGMPQNRAVQGDNCNHLKLFKIFLTEAIEFYQTLIVKLRKHYGVPVEALFYKMGWNSTSVEPDVMQKCQYLCHRCLVCMGDLARYKQQCENPDTKNHNWSVAATHYLEATRIWPDSGNPQNQLAVLATYIGDEFLALYHCVRSLAVKEPFPDAWNNLILLFEKNRSSPLEYVSSKICLDFLKPFRRIGEETKAQWEDDSSNCNKFEGKSNHFAKLWSLVVRTISFLFISSSSLEEFSIALASTIGELDKTMELEDAELKTMLESYSQMDLARRGPFRAIQVVSVLIFSLTNLIDRLRKDESENKNDGQLMQLALTAAFSLMGRFIERCLKASSLIHCPLLPSVLVFVEWCSSIHEVCATDQKSTIAISYFFDVFVALLNQLKDDKKETEKHLHRTPLWEDYELRGFVPIACSHLSLDFCGNWEHIDNFESGIELRTERIREVAMKIASSSNNWQKWITCDKLGSNFYVARSDQDLDKKETETVQSNGNSTKLEEPNQKTNKDTGEHGKGMIKDNLSTNGKSSVVEEEEVILFRPLTRYNSAPSHPSISTDDKMSPKDKDSQSLLSDDCLRRASSLFMAQNPAQTQSDPWEFSILDVRSDKSFKQQEPSTRESNAHSFSEAPISAGPPSLNAWVLDRGSFSPNRNNGTNGLSEHRLQPIEEIASSSLASLSINKAENSATSSVDESSNSHYSSSATYSLPIPSAPLLPYNAAWFSVAQSSLSSPLFTDNSLPKSGYPDWSSTYGPHGYDPRFPVLSSGYPPPGRMTSSEWLRWYRENYKPERTNNNMQPTHLNTPGPGNHVNFLYHDTYRFGQFDTWNNNPPLSSNQYTYMEPPGPPPVQPGFLSAFGEHKGSVYNNFQRPSPYGCGVVTDLRNEPQSLLECLKEKEWRLQSDPNVRGPTFMGN from the exons ATGGCAACTAATCCATCGCTTTTGCCAGGAATtcataaagaagaaaaagttcTCTCGGAG ATTGGGAATTCTGAAAAGCAGTTGTGGGCATTGATCCATTCCAAAGGCCTTCTGCACTCTGATGCTCAAGACTTGTACCACAAGGTCCGGTCTAGTTATGAGAGAATAATCTTGAGTAACCACATGCTCTCAGAACTTCAGGATGTTGAATATTCCTTGTGGAAGCTGCACTATAAGCATATTGATGAATTTcgcaaaataataaagaaaagctCTGGTAATGTGGAGAGCAAAAAATCAGGAATGCCACAAAATCGTGCTGTGCAGGGAGACAATTGCAATCATTTAAAGTTATTCAAGATATTTCTGAcagaagctattgagttttaCCAAACTCTGATTGTAAAACTTAGAAAACATTATGGAGTCCCAGTGGAGGctttgttttataaaatggGTTGGAACTCTACTTCTGTTGAACCAGATGTCATGCAGAAATGCCAGTATTTATGTCATCGCTGCTTAGTTTGTATGGGGGATCTTGCCAGGTATAAACAACAATGTGAAAACCCAGATACTAAAAATCATAATTGGTCGGTTGCTGCCACCCATTATTTGGAAGCAACAAGGATTTGGCCAGACAGTGGTAACCCACAAAATCAG TTGGCTGTACTGGCAACATATATTGGTGATGAATTTCTTGCTCTTTACCATTGTGTAAGAAGTTTAGCGGTTAAAGAACCTTTTCCTGATGCCTGGAACAATCTTATCTTGTTGTTTGAGAAG AACAGGTCATCTCCTCTGGAATATGTTTCCAGCAAAATCTGTTTAGATTTCTTGAAACCTTTTCGAAGAATTGGTGAAGAGACCAAGGCACAATGGGAAGATGATAGCTCAAACTGCAACAAGTTTGAAGGCAAAAGTAATCATTTTGCAAAGTTATGGTCTCTTGTGGTCAGAACAATAAGCTTCCTCTTCATATCGTCAAG CAGTTTAGAGGAATTCTCTATTGCATTGGCATCTACAATTGGAGAGTTGGATAAAACGATGGAGCTAGAAGATGCAGAACTAAAGACCATGTTGGAATCCTATAGTCAAATGGATTTAGCCAGAAGAGGTCCTTTCCGAGCTATACAAGTAGTTTCTGTTCTCATATTTTCCCTAACGAATCTGATTGATAGACTTAGAAAAGATGaatcagaaaacaaaaatgatggACAGTTAATGCAGCTGGCATTAACTGCTGCATTCAGCTTGATGGGACGTTTCATTGAAAGATGCCTAAAGGCTAGTTCTTTGATACATTGCCCCTTGTTGCCCTCAGTGCTTGTTTTTGTGGAGTGGTGTTCAAGCATACATGAAGTATGTGCAACCGATCAAAAGAGTACAATagctatttcttatttttttgatgTGTTTGTTGCACTTCTAAATCAACTAAAGGATGATAAAAAGGAAACCGAGAAGCATCTTCATAGAACTCCTCTTTGGGAGGATTATGAGTTGAGGGGCTTTGTACCTATAGCTTGTTCACATCTCTCATTGGATTTTTGCGGTAATTGGGAACACATAGACAACTTTGAAAGTGGAATTGAATTGCGTACTGAGCGCATCAGAGAAGTAGCAATGAAGATAGCAAGCAGTTCAAATAATTGGCAGAAGTGGATTACATGTGATAAATTAGGAAGTAATTTTTATGTGGCTAGATCAGATCAAGATCTTGACAAGAAAGAAACAGAAACTGTGCAGTCCAACGGCAATAGTACAAAATTGGAAGAGCCTAATCAGAAAACGAACAAAGACACAGGAGAACATGGTAAAGGGATGATAAAGGATAATCTAAGTACCAATGGAAAATCTTCTGTAGTGGAAGAAGAGGAAGTTATTCTCTTCAGACCTCTCACAAGGTATAATTCAGCACCATCACACCCCTCTATCTCAACTGATGACAAGATGTCACCAAAAGACAAGGACAGCCAAAGCTTACTGTCCGATGATTGTTTGCGCCGTGCTAGTTCTCTATTTATGGCACAAAATCCAGCTCAAACTCAAAGTGATCCATGGGAATTCAGCATTTTGGATGTCAGGAGTGACAAATCATTCAAACAACAAGAACCTTCAACAAGAGAATCAAATGCGCATAGTTTCTCAGAAGCCCCAATCTCTGCTGGCCCTCCTTCTCTCAATGCTTGGGTCCTTGATAGAGGAAGCTTTAGCCCCAACAGAAACAATGGGACAAATGGCCTTAGTGAGCACAGGTTGCAGCCCATTGAGGAAATAGCCTCTTCATCTTTGGCCAGTCTTTCCATCAATAAAGCTGAGAATTCAGCCACAAGTTCAGTGGATGAGTCTTCAAACTCCCATTACTCCTCTTCTGCTACATATTCCCTTCCAATACCTTCTGCTCCATTACTACCTTATAATGCTGCATGGTTTAGTGTTGCACAATCTAGTTTATCTTCTCCATTATTTACTGACAACTCATTACCAAAAAGTGGTTATCCAGATTGGAGTTCTACTTATGGACCACATGGATATGATCCTAGATTTCCTGTTCTATCAAGTGGATATCCACCACCTGGCAGAATGACTTCTTCAGAATGGCTTCGTTGGTACAGAGAAAATTACAAACCTGAAAGGACTAACAATAACATGCAACCCACTCATTTGAATACTCCTGGTCCTGGAAATCATGTCAACTTCCTCTACCATGATACTTACAGGTTTGGTCAATTTGATACATGGAACAACAACCCCCCTTTGTCTTCTAACCAGTACACTTACATGGAGCCCCCAGGGCCTCCACCAGTGCAGCCAGGTTTTTTGTCTGCTTTTGGTGAGCACAAAGGCAGTGTCTACAACAATTTTCAAAGACCAAGCCCTTATGGGTGTGGTGTAGTGACAGACCTGAGAAATGAGCCACAGTCTCTACTAGAGTGCCTGAAGGAGAAAGAGTGGAGACTCCAGTCAGATCCTAATGTCAGAGGGCCTACATTCATGGGAAATTAG